The following proteins are co-located in the Larus michahellis chromosome 9, bLarMic1.1, whole genome shotgun sequence genome:
- the GLCE gene encoding D-glucuronyl C5-epimerase, producing MRCLAARVNYKTLIVICALFTLVMVLLWNRCSSDRAGPFPRSLAGPERRGAAAAASESDPARQQSEEASPQEQQKAPPIAGGFNGNKAPGLKYEEIDCLINDEHTVKGRREGNEVFLPFSWVEKYFEVYGKIAQYDGYDRFEFSHSYSKVYTQRAPYHPDGVFMSFEGYNVEVRDRVKCISGVEGVPLSTQWGPQGYFYPIQIAQYGLSHYSKNLTEKPPHIEVYETAEEKDKTGRSVDWTVPKGCSLSTVSDKAKFTSVKQFVAPENTEGVSLQLGNTRDFIISFDLKFVTNGSISVVLETTEKNQLFTVHYVSNTQLIAFKDRDIYYGIGPRTSWSTLTRDLVTDLRKGVGLSNTKAVKQTKIMPKRVVRLVAKGRGFLDNVTISATAHMAAFFAASNWLVRNQDERGGWPIMVTRKLGEGFKSLDPGWYSAMAQGQAISTLVRAYLLTKDHAFLSSALRATAPYKLPSEQRGVKAVFMNRHDWYEEYPTSPSSFVLNGFMYSLIGLYDLKETAGEKLGKEARVLYERGMESLKAMLPLYDTGSGTIYDLRHFMLGTAPNLARWDYHTTHINQLQLLSTIDESPIFKEFVKRWKSYLRGGRAKHN from the exons ATGCGTTGCTTGGCAGCTCGGGTCAACTACAAGACTCTGATCGTCATCTGCGCCCTCTTCACCCTGGTGATGGTGCTGCTCTGGAACCGATGCTCCTCCGACAGAGCCGGCCCATTCCCCCGCAGCCTCGCCGGCCCCGAACgccgaggagccgccgccgcagcctCCGAGAGCGACCCGGCCCGGCAGCAGAGCGAGGAAGCATCGccccaggagcagcagaaggctcCCCCCATCGCGGGGGGGTTCAACGGCAACAAAGCCCCCGGGCTGAAGTACGAGGAGATTGACTGTCTGATCAATGACGAGCACACCGttaaagggaggagggaaggcaacGAGGTCTTCCTGCCGTTCAGCTGGGTAGAGAAATACTTTGAGGTTTACGGGAAAATTGCGCAGTACGATGGTTATGACAGGTTTGAATTCTCTCATAGCTACTCCAAAGTATACACACAGCGAGCACCTTACCACCCCGACGGGGTCTTCATGTCCTTCGAGGGCTACAACGTAGAGGTTCGAGACAGAGTGAAGTGTATAAGTGGTGTCGAAG GTGTGCCGTTATCCACCCAGTGGGGACCTCAAGGCTATTTCTACCCCATCCAGATTGCACAGTATGGCTTGAGTCACTACAGCAAAAACCTGACGGAGAAACCGCCTCACATCGAGGTGTACGAAACGGCCGAGGAGAAGGACAAAACCGGCAGGTCGGTGGACTGGACGGTGCCGAAAGGCTGCTCTCTGTCCACAGTGTCTGATAAAGCCAAGTTCACCAGTGTCAAGCAGTTTGTCGCTCCAG aaaaTACCGAGGGAGTGTCTCTGCAGCTTGGGAACACCCgggattttattatttcttttgatcTGAAATTCGTAACGAATGGGAGCATTTCCGTGGTTCTCGAGACGACAGAGAAGAACCAGCTCTTCACCGTGCACTACGTCTCCAACACCCAGCTCATCGCTTTTAAGGACCGAGACATCTACTACGGCATCGGTCCCAGGACTAGCTGGAGCACCCTCACCAGAGACCTGGTCACCGACCTGCGGAAAGGCGTCGGCCTCTCGAACACGAAAGCCGTGAAGCAGACCAAAATCATGCCCAAGAGAGTGGTGAGGCTGGTAGCGAAGGGCAGAGGCTTCCTCGACAACGTCACCATCTCGGCCACCGCTCACATGGCGGCTTTTTTTGCTGCCAGCAACTGGCTGGTGAGGAACCAGGACGAGAGGGGCGGCTGGCCCATCATGGTGACGAGGAAGCTGGGGGAAGGCTTTAAGTCCTTGGACCCGGGCTGGTACTCGGCCATGGCGCAAGGACAGGCCATCTCGACGCTGGTGCGGGCGTACCTGCTGACGAAGGACCACGCGTTCCTCAGCTCGGCTCTGCGGGCCACGGCGCCCTACAAGCTGCCGTCGGAGCAGCGCGGGGTGAAAGCCGTCTTCATGAACCGGCACGACTGGTACGAGGAGTaccccacctcccccagctccttcGTCCTCAACGGTTTCATGTACTCCTTAATCGGGCTGTATGACTTAAAAGAAACGGCCGGGgagaagctggggaaggaggcGCGGGTCCTCTACGAGCGGGGCATGGAGTCCCTGAAGGCCATGCTACCCCTCTACGACACTGGCTCAGGGACCATCTACGACCTTCGGCACTTCATGCTGGGCACGGCTCCCAACCTGGCCCGATGGGACTATCACACCACCCACATCAaccagctccagctcctcagcACAATAGACGAGTCCCCCATCTTCAAAGAGTTCGTCAAGAGGTGGAAGAGTTACCTGCGAGGCGGCCGGGCCAAGCACAACTAG